In the Xyrauchen texanus isolate HMW12.3.18 chromosome 47, RBS_HiC_50CHRs, whole genome shotgun sequence genome, GAACGCCGTTACATTCCGTCAGCTACATTGTAGGAACGCCGTTACATTCCGTCAGCTACATTGTAGGAACGCCGTTACATTCCGTCAGCTACATTGTAGGAACACCGTTACATTCCGTCAGCTACATTGTAGGAACACCGTTACATTCCGTCAGGTACATTGTAGGAACACCGTTACATTCCGTCAGCTACATTGTAGGAACACCGTTACATTCCGTCAGCTACATTGTAGGAACACCGTTACATTCCGTCAGCTACATTGTAGGAACACCGTTACATTCCGTCAGGTACATTGTAGGAACACCGTTACATTCCGTCAGGTACATTGTAGGAACACCGTTACATTCCGTCAGGTACATTGTAGGAACACCGTTACATTCCGTCAGGTACATTGTAGGAACACCGTTACATTCCGTCAGGTACATTGTAGGAACAATGTGTTTGTATTTCTGGGGCATTTTTGACATTTATGAGGGCGTGTTGTTTTTCTAACCATTAAAAACAATCTGTCTCATCTAATTATGTCACATGTTAATCGAATCAATTcacttaataattaaataataattaagattTATAATTTTCAACTGAATAACAAAATGtcatcaaatttaattgagtaatattttatatatatatatatatataagattttattaatttaatttagtttcaaATGAAACTTTATTGAATTTTTAAATCCTAAAAGtgggcttatatatatatatatatatatataatttattattattattttgattgtaTAAATTCTGAAGATTGAATATTTTTTACCACTTACAATAagaatgaaattaacattaatgtatatttaattgCATAATGCTGTATGTATATAAAAGGATTATAATATTAAGAACTTCTgtatatcagatgttacaaataaaaaaactaaagatttACGAGTGAATTTTCTGGAGCAATTTTAGTGTCATTTCTGCCCCAGGCCCCCCTTAACTTCTGCCCCTGGTGTATTTGGTGGTTTGGGTTACTTCACTATTATTAAAGAGTGAGCGGAGTGTGTAAACTCTTGACTGAAACTCCTCAAGGACTCAGTAGGAAACTATTTTTTAACCATTCAGGGTGTCATGTTGCATCCAAGCGACCTTTGACCCTTTGGGGTCCCCAAAACATCCAAAGGAGGACCGCTTGACCAAACTTGACATCATGTACCTGGAACATTTACTACGGTGTAAGCAGCGGACAGATGCCAaactaaaaacatatttacagtttatatttatttacatactgtagatatacagttatattattattattattattattattaagtaaaaataaacataatttctcttttaattatttcataatgtaaCTTTGATTGTTGCACTTTTCTCTATTAATCTCTATgagtcaattatttatttattaccatAATGCCTTTCATTTCATTGTCATagattcttaaagggacagtacacccaaaaattaaaattctgtcatcatttattcaccctcatgccatcccagatgtgtgactttctttcttctgctgaacacaaatgacgtTTTTTCaagtgaatatttcagctctgtaggtccatacaatgcaagtgaatggtgactataaCTTTTAatctccataaagcacataaatgcagcataaaagtaatctataagactccagtgtctctctaattcatgtcttctgaagtgatatgataggtgtgggtgagaaaaagatcaatatttaagtaatttattactgtaaatctccactttcactttcacaatcttGTGTTTTTAGCAGTTCGCAGTCTTTGTgcgtatcgccacctactggtcaaaggTGTAGATTTAGAGTAAttaaaaaaagggcttaaatattgatctgtttctcacccacacctatcacccatcatatcacttctgaagacatggattaaaccactggagtcttatggattacttctatgctgcatttatgagctttttggagcttcaaagttctggtcaccattcacttgcattgtatggacctacagagctgaaatattcttttaatattgcACGAGGGTGACTACacgatgagggaattttcattttggtgtgtaTTATTCTGTTAACCTATATTTGAGCGTATGCTTTGTCATGTGATTGCGTGATCTCTCTGGTCATGtatgtggaagagagagagagagacatttaactGCTTTGCTTGAGTGGAATGAGTCGTTTCATTTGTGCTTCAGGACTGCGCAGACGCACAGAACCAGCGCAGATGAATGAAACTACAGGCGGCATGTAAGTGACGTGTTtgattcattcacacacacacacacacacacacacacttctataGGCCTCAATATCTTCTGTAGATGTATTTTAGATGGTatagtttgtgtttctttaatgCTGTTGTGTGTCATTAGAAATGTTCTGTGATATTAAAGGCGATTGTGTTTCTGTAAATCTGtctctttgtttttaatgcatCACATGATTCAGTCGCTGCTTGTTTTACTGAAggcacatgtgtgtgtatatatatatatatataagcataaCCCAGTTTTTATGGCATAAACGAGGAGTTTTTAAACTGGGGACTATAAAAGCCAGTTATTTTGACCTGAAAACAACATCATTTATAAAATGAGGTTTAGTATTTTATCACACCGGAGGTCCCTCACAAGTGTCTCATCTTAAACCCTGATTATTATTCTTCCAGCAGGACTGTGATATTAATCAACACTGAAGATGTGTCAGTGAAACGCCGATGATTCAAAATGTCTTTTAAGTTGGACTGTTATAAGTTTTGGCTTTCTGAAATTAACTTTATAaaagaaatataacaaaatatccttttagtataagacacacacacacacactcactcacacacacactcacacacacacacacacacacactctcacacaaacacacacacactctctcacacaaacacacacactctcacacacacacactctctcacacacacactcacacacacacacacacacacactctcacacaaacacacacacactctctcacacaaacacacacacactctctcacactcacacacaaactctctcacacaaacacacacactctcacacaaacacactcacactctctcacacaaacacacacactctcacacactcacacacaaactctctcacacaaacacacacactctcacacacacacacactcacacacacactcacagtctcacacacaaactctctcacagaaacacacacactctctcacacacacacacaatctctcacacacactcacagtctctctcacacaaacacaatctctcacacacactcacacacacactcacagtctctctcacacaaacacacacactctcacacactcacacacaaactctctcacacaaacacacacactctctcacacacacacacacaatctctcacacacacacacactcacagtctctctcacacaaacacaatctctcacacacacacactctctcacacacacacactctctcacacaaacacacacacactctcacacaaacacactcacactctcacacaaacacactcacaatctctcacacaaacacacacacactcacacacaaactctctcacacaaacacacacactctcacacacacacacacacactctctcacacaaacacacacacactctctcacacaaactctctcacacaaacacacacactctcacacacacacactctctcacacaaacacactcacacacacactctctcacacaaacacacacacactctctcacacaaacacacacactcacacacaaactctctcacacaaacacacacactctcacacaaacacactcacactctctcacacaaacacacacactcacacacaaactctctcacacaaacacacacactctcacacacacacacacactcacacacacactctctcacacaaacacactcacactctctcacacaaacacacacactcacacacaaactctctcacacaaacacacacactctctcacacacacacactctcacacaaacacactcacactctctcacacaaacacacacactcacacacaaactctctcacacaaacacacacactctcacacacacacacacactcacacacacactctctcacacaaacacacacactctctcacacaaacacacacactctcacacactcacactcatacacactctcacacacactctctcacacactctctcacacaaacacacacactctcacacacacacacactctcacgcacggtcttatataaaataaaaatattagtcATGATTATTTGTGGAGTTTATTCAGATCACTGATCTCAGGTCAGATGTGTCGATGTGATTCATCAGAACTGAAACTCTCCAGATATTTCACTGAGCGGCCCAGAACCCCAAAATCCTGCCGCTAATATCAGGTGACCTTCTCATTGGCGTCCCACAGCGGTGTCTGGATGTGTTCGGGGATCTTTTCAATGGCGGTCTGTGGAGAACAACAAACAGCGCTTGAGTTTGCATTAGCAGACGGAGGAGCTTCAGGAGCTTTAACGGTGATGCGGTTACCTTGGTGATCTCCATGGCAACGCCCTCCGGTAGATTCCGCTGTATATACTCCAGATAAACCCGTGCGCTTGAGCCGGTTATTCTGCAAATCTAAAAAGACACAAATATGATCGGGTCAGAACGATCTCTCTCCAAATAACccaaaataaatgatgatttCTCACCTGAATGCACCTGTAGTGTGTCCTCATCTCGTACTGCACTCGGTGCTTCTTAAAGATGTGGATGGACTTCAGTAGAGTCAGTTTATCGATGTCTTTGGGAGGTTCAAATCTGTCACATATAAAGGAAACGTCATCACTGGATGAATCGGGTTTCAGGTCTGGATTGTGTTACGGGGGGCGTTCACTCACACTTTCTCCAGCGTTAGGCCGAGCTCCTGCGCTGCCAGTGTGACGAAGAACTCGTAACTGTCCAGCACTGATTTATCATGTCCTTTCACCAACACCGACAGCTTCTGATACAGTGTGTCCGGCTCTTCTGTGACTGACACCTGCCATTAACACAACCAGGATGAGATCTGCAGCCGTCATCGTGCTTATACAACAAAAATGACCATTAACCCTTGTGTGCCGCTCGCTCATTTGTGACtgaaatcaatgttgttgcttcAATAAAACTGGATTCTTTTATCTGACGGTACGAGACGTGGTGACTGTTCGTCCAGTTGATATCTGGAGGTGATTCGATCAGTCTGAATGGTACAACATAAAAGTTACGCTTGTAATGTTCCCGGTCAAAAGTGACCGCCAGAagaaatgaacacacacacacacacacacacacactctcacacacacacacactcacacaatgacacacacactcacactctctctctcacacactcacactctctctcacacactcacactctctcacacaaacacactcacactctctcacacacaatgacacacacacactcacactctctcacacactcacactctctcacacacacacacacacactctctcacacacaatgacacacacactcacacaatgacacacacactcacacaatgacacacacactcacacacactctctcacacacacacacactcacactctctctcacacactcacactctctctcacacacacacacacactctctcacacacaatgacacacacactcacatacacacacacactcactctctctcacacgcacacactctctcacacactcactatctcacacacacacactcacactcacactctctctcacacaaacacactcacactctctctcacacaaacacactcacactctctctcacatacacacacactcacactctctctcacacgcacacacactctcacacactcactctctctcacacgcacacactctctcacacactcacactcacactctctctcacacacaaacacactcacactctctctcacacacacacacacactctctcacacacaaacacactcacactctctctcacacacacacacacactctctcacacacaaacacactcacactctctctcacacacacacacacactctctcacacacacacacacactctctcacacacaaacacactcacactctctctcacacacacacacacactctctcacacacacacacacactctctcacacacaaacacactcacactctctcacacacacacacacactctctcacacacaaacactcacactctctctcacacacacacacacactctctctcacacacacacacacactctctcacacacaaacacactcacactctctctcacacacacacactctctcacacacaaacacactcacactctctctcacacacacacacacactctctcacacactcacactcacactctctctcacacacaaacacactcacactctctctcacacacacacacacactctctcacacacaatgacacacactcacacaatgacacacacacactcacacaatgacacacacactcacactctctctcacacgcacactctctctcacacgcacacactatctcacacacacactctctcacacacacactatctcacacacactcacactctctctcacacaaacacactcacactctctctcacacactcacactctctctcacacactcacacacacacacactctctcacacacaatgacacacactcacacaatgacacacacacactcacacaatgacacacacactcacactctctctcacacgcacactctctctcacacgcacacactatctcacacacacactatctcacacacactcacactctctctcacacaaacacactcacactctctctcacacactcacactctctctcacacacactctctcacacgcaatgacacacacactcacactctctctcacacgcacactctctctcacacgcacactctctctcacacgcacacactatctcacacacactcacactctctctcacacgcacacactcacactctctctcacacacacactctctctcacacgcacacactatctcacacacactcacactctctctcacacgcacacacacacactctctcacacgcacacactctctcacacacacactatctcacacacactcacactctctctcacacaaacacactcacactctctctcacacacacacacacacacacactctctcacacacaatgacacacactcacacaatgacacacacacactcacacaatgacacacacactcacactctctctcacacgcacactctctctcacacgcacacactatctcactcacacacactcacactctctctcacacaaacacactcacactctctctcacacacacacacacacacacacactctctcacacacaatgacacacacactcacacaatgacacacacactcacatacacacacactcactctctcacacaaacacactcacactctctcacacacactatctcacacacactcacactctctctcacacacacacacactctctctcacacacacacacacacacacacactctctcacacacaatgacacacacactcacacaatgacacacacactcacactctctctcacacgcacacactctctcacacacacactatctcacacacactcacactctctctcacacaaacacactcacactctctcacacaaacacactcacactctcacacacacactcacactctctcacacactcacacacactctctcacacacaatgacacacacactctctcacacacaatgacacacacactcacacaatgacacacacactcactgatctTGTTAAAACTAGGAATAAATgagtttatttacttgttttcctCATTTCAGGTGTGTAAAAACTGACATAAATAACCTCAAACTAAATGTTCAACTTTGACTAAAGTAATCTTTGatcatgtttaaatatattttatatctcaATGCAGAACTTGTGAAAATCTAGAAATCATTGTTTGTTCACCAGCGAATAATGAATAATGAGTTTCTCTCTAGAGTTTATACTTTATATATTTCACTGGTCAGTTTGATTCTTGAGACTTTACACTTTCAAACGGTATATAATACTATATAGTACTTGAGAAAATATTCACAAGTCAATATTCAAGATTATAGAGGTAAATACATGAGGAAATAAAAAAAGTGCTTTTACATGATTTAATTTTtcataaacatgaaaagaaaTACACGTTTATTATTTCCGGTCACATTTGACCGGGAACAATTAGAACGGGATTTAATGACAAGTGTtcaatagttataataataataataataatgtgcaaACAGGCTGATCATAAATGCTTTAACATCAGATACTCACAGCAGATGAAGGAGATGCGGACACAGAGTCTGTGTGGATGAAAGCTGCAGGACACACACGGACAGTCCATCTGCAGACAAACAGCATCATATCATAACACACATTAAAACGCATTTTAACCTGACAAAGGATTTTACAATATGTTAATGAAATAATTAAGACCCTACACTATGTTAAATCCCTAATCACACGTGTGACATTGACCTGATCATGGCTGTATTCAAagttgtgtgtgtgaaactgaccGGGGACAGACTGTGTGGTGCTGAAGTGCTGCAGCCTGCGTTACAGAACAGAAgataaataacacatttaaagACAGAGAACAAGACACTACTTGCACTTGATAGTTTTAACAAACTCGCTCACACTAAAGGATGTATATAATTGATGTGAGTACCGGTAAAACGTGTCCATGAATGATCCTTGACAGGACACGAACCAAGGGGGCCGCCATGTTTTTTGCCTGCCTGACGGACGGACGGAAGCGGAAGCGACTCAAACAACACGGAAGTGCGTCACAGTGTCCCTGCTGCAGAAGCGGCTACACAACCAGAGGGTTGACGCATAAATAAAGTTTTTACTTTACTCTAACACAATAAGGCcaaattatttacacatttaatgcCTGACGTTTATTTCACAACAATAGCTGCAGAACgatactggatgatttttgtgtttattgtagGTGGAAATAAATGTAATGACAACAGTATAATTAAATGTCGTAGATTTGATTTGAACAGGGAGGGGGACCAAATGTGCGTCCGCCAGTATTAGGAACACATTACACAATGCGTAATAACAGTTCAAAGTAATGAatagagaaataaaaaataatattattgcatACTCTGTATCATATAAAACATACAGAAAAATAATTTCAGAAATGTACCTGGTTATCTGTAATGCTTGTCACCATATAAAACAACTGTTAATTTGTATTAGCCTTTAACATGTTCACTGACTCCACATGTGATATAAATATCATGCTTTCTAAATTCATACCAAAGTTTTGAGTGGGTAACGGACCAACATTacacatgttgtcagccactgactcTTGTGTTTTAatcctgcagggggcgcttgacgctCTGAACACCGAATCCTTCATGCATCCGCATTTAAATCTAAGAACGTTTATTCTTTTGGggacattttacactggatagttatttttaataagaaCTGATAATTGTAAAgattcatacctgtgaatgtAAATCCGCCTCAgcattatctataaaagcatttataaaaATCCTCCTTAAGTAGTGATAAACGACTGCGATTGGCCCATTctggccagcgctgagaaaagtaacaggtaccacgtgACTTTGCTGTCTAGTTGGCGATACCAACTCAATAccaactgtagttataattatttataaaaatttctaatttattataaggtgtattatgagcagtgttgggtgtaatgcattactaattattgaattactgtatttaaattactttttcattaaatTAGATTAAGGGATTACTTTCCCTCCCTTTTTcgccccaatttgtaacgccaatccccaatgcgctccaagtcctcgtggtggcgtagtgacgcgCCTTAATCCAGGTGATGgaagatgaatctcagttgcctccgtcaatccgcgcatcttatcacgtgacttgttgagcgcgttaccgtggagacttaGTGCATGtggtggcttcacgctattctccgcagcatccatacacaactcaccacacgccccaccgagagcgagaaccacattatagtgaccacgaggaggttaccccatgtgactctaccctccctagcaaccgggccaatttggttgctaaggagacttggctggagtcactcagcacgtcctggatacaaactcacgactccaggtgtgatagtcagcttcAACACTAGCTGAGATTCTCCAGGCCCTCGTAAGGTATTACTCTGAagttttcagtaatttaattacagttactaattgcattaaatactgtatagactatagaacagttctatataaaaaaatagtgaatttaaaatcgaaatttaacatctaatgttaaaatatgttttctaaattaacgccagccctttaaattcttcgtccaatttattttattttatttatttgaaaacagttTCATATCTATCCTTCTATTGTTCATCTGTTCAACGTtgattagtacagtaatctaattacactgtagaagatgtaattaataGTTAGtaagagtaacttacccaacactgattatgaaTGATGTATAATgcctttaaaatgcattataaacatgGGCTTCAAAGTGTTACCTTTATTTCTTTAggataattgtaaaaaaaaagaaatttatgaAGAAAAAATGACGGAGTGTACCTTTAATAAGATAATGCTGCAATGAAATACAAGgaattggtttattattattttatatatttttttaacgatttaatcatgtatttaattatttatttaagtatttacaagCTTATTTAGACAATTAAAATCGTATTTTATTATGTAGCATTAAGCTAGCTCTTTACCATGTTGCGAAATCAAAATAAAGCGCTGGAGGAAAAAACGATATGGTGCCAGTCACGTGACTCAGCGCAGCGGCCCGGACAGAGAGCATAAAAATCACAGTCATCAGCGCTTAAAACACACTCATCGGACATCTACACACACAGGTAAAGCTCTGGACGGGTTCGGGTTCGGGTGGGTTTCATTATCATCTGCAGTCCGGTTCCGTTTATCAGGCGCATCCTGTTATTGCAATATATAGTGAAAAAAACAATGAGGAGCGAGTGAAGTGAGTGTAGCTCCGGAGCTAACAAAAGCCACAGACACAAATGAGGAGACTAGCAACACATCAGGAAGGACGTTTATTTAATGAGGTTTATTAGACATATTATATACGTATTTGTCTTTATTGCCTGTAGAATCGCAGTTTCTCTGAGAAGTGACCTTACAAACACATATTGAAGGTTCTTTGTTTGAgttttataatctataaaatgtcTTTGCCATTGTGTaaactgtttttttgtgtgtgctaaAGTAATATTTAGCCTGTCAAAATCTAATAATAGTGGGATCCTTCTCAAAACTGAATATGAAGTGACCTGGATTTTGTTCAAGATGTGTAAATGTCTTAAACGAGGAGTCGTTGTCTAATATTCGTTATTTATTTGGCTATAATTGTATGTCTAACACAATAATTAGATGCTCAGTGTTGGGTTtattctaaaaaagtaattaattactaaatacTTATTACATCttatacagtgtaattagattactaattA is a window encoding:
- the mrps10 gene encoding probable 28S ribosomal protein S10, mitochondrial; its protein translation is MAAPLVRVLSRIIHGHVLPAAALQHHTVCPRWTVRVCPAAFIHTDSVSASPSSAVSVTEEPDTLYQKLSVLVKGHDKSVLDSYEFFVTLAAQELGLTLEKVFEPPKDIDKLTLLKSIHIFKKHRVQYEMRTHYRCIQICRITGSSARVYLEYIQRNLPEGVAMEITKTAIEKIPEHIQTPLWDANEKVT